In Marivirga salinae, a single window of DNA contains:
- a CDS encoding alpha/beta hydrolase family protein — MKTTLYLTTIVLSTFLSCNSKKEGHDVKENIAEFSGQNILLKTVDYMAAPIAKKIDHHPELFTHLDEVEIFSMAYYSDSLLVSGFMVQPKKPGKYPVIILNRGGNQELGRLLVATAVEVMAPFAAEGFVVVASNYRGNSGSEGKEEFGGADVMDNINLISHLHEIEKADTNNINLLGISRGGMMNYLTLKNYKGDKIKSSAAIGGVSDLEITLKHHPEMEGVYQELIPDYNEKPKEVLQARSANYWTNELPDIPYIILHSNTDEHVHHSQALMLADSLKKYSKNVDLQIFENDSHGLTNNREKVIAEIMKVFKESSSNSGVY; from the coding sequence ATGAAAACCACCTTATATTTAACCACCATAGTTTTATCCACTTTCCTTAGCTGCAATAGCAAGAAGGAAGGACATGATGTTAAAGAGAATATTGCGGAATTTAGTGGGCAGAATATTTTACTAAAGACGGTAGATTATATGGCCGCTCCTATTGCAAAAAAAATAGATCATCATCCTGAATTATTCACCCACTTAGATGAAGTCGAAATATTTTCAATGGCTTACTATAGCGACAGTCTGTTAGTATCTGGATTTATGGTTCAGCCTAAAAAACCTGGGAAATATCCCGTGATTATTTTAAATAGAGGTGGAAATCAGGAATTAGGCAGACTATTGGTGGCTACTGCGGTGGAAGTAATGGCTCCATTTGCAGCTGAAGGCTTTGTGGTAGTAGCTTCTAACTATAGAGGAAATAGCGGAAGTGAAGGTAAAGAAGAGTTTGGTGGAGCAGATGTTATGGACAATATTAATTTGATTTCTCATTTACATGAAATTGAGAAAGCAGACACAAATAATATTAATTTATTGGGAATTAGCAGAGGTGGAATGATGAATTATTTGACCCTAAAGAATTACAAGGGTGATAAAATTAAATCTTCAGCAGCCATAGGTGGTGTTTCTGACCTAGAGATCACTTTAAAACATCACCCTGAGATGGAAGGTGTTTACCAAGAATTAATCCCCGACTATAATGAAAAGCCAAAAGAAGTACTTCAGGCAAGATCTGCAAATTATTGGACAAATGAATTACCTGATATCCCCTACATAATTTTGCACAGTAACACTGACGAGCATGTTCATCATTCACAGGCACTCATGTTAGCGGATAGTTTAAAAAAATATAGCAAAAATGTTGATCTACAAATATTTGAAAACGATAGTCACGGATTAACAAATAACAGAGAAAAAGTAATAGCTGAAATAATGAAGGTTTTTAAAGAATCATCTTCAAATTCAGGTGTTTACTGA
- a CDS encoding M1 family metallopeptidase: MKKIIICTYLLMQAIMLHAQNNYWQQEVNYDIEVKLNDNTHTLHAYEEIEYINNSPDKLDFIWIHLWPNAYKNCKTAFAKQQIANGSSRFHFSEDAKKGYIDSLNFKTNGQILKWEYHPKHEDIAKVYLKNSLAPGEKIMISTPFKVKLPDSFSRLGHVGKQYQITQWYPKPAVYDEDGWHPMPYLDQGEFYSEFGSFEVSITIPETYVVGATGNLNTEKEISFLDSLAKTDKQHLLSEQSSDATDSESANEAPTNRIYKTISYTQDNVHDFAWFADQTYEVLKGEIELPNSGRTVKLYALFNKKNYEVWQDIIQYMQDATFYYSKWIGDYPYDVVTVVDGALSAGAGMEYPTITVLGGNSPFALDQVTTHEIGHNWFYGILASNERKHPWMDEGINSLYENRYIETKYPALKLITLTGLEEDNEFGKWVAKTTQFDKLEYSKITELSYLLNARRNLDQPLDLEAGEYTSMNYGTMVYMKSAMAFSHLSQYLGQEEFDRIMKLYYDQWKFKHPKPEDFRAIFEKECDKNLEWFFDDLLKSTKKVDYKISKIDNSGKGYNITLKNKGRIASPVPIVALSGQDTIMNRYLEGFVGKKEIELPDNKIDKVIIDPEHHTLELYWQDNQAYLNKAFKKNDGLDIGLIGGIETGPEKRINFIPTMGANTRDKYMLGAVFYNNVVPQKKFNYVIMPMYSFGLNQMAGSAEVNYSVYPSEVFQKITFGGEAKQYAGYQKAEPTITFTFKPKKLRTSPKQWLKFRYTAIGVDTELQPTYESDYQIVSAIYNIENGNALTEYSFNSELQYKLQDFTLWKNKAKVKHQYKKGRFASLNLFFGSFLNNDNVHPSFLLRMNGSTDYLMETTFLDRAQISNTFTAFEHQTNLEDGGFRAFLPIAISNNWLAAANVDIDMPFTNLVSLYGDLGLISNDVYYGSGLKIDLFNNALGFYFPLVGTNYNGVVESFVSFRDHIRFSLNLRQVNPFKLIDKVGK, translated from the coding sequence ATGAAAAAAATTATTATTTGTACTTATTTATTGATGCAGGCTATAATGCTCCATGCACAGAATAACTATTGGCAACAAGAGGTTAATTATGACATTGAAGTTAAGCTTAATGATAACACTCATACCCTTCACGCTTACGAAGAAATAGAATATATCAATAATTCACCGGACAAACTTGATTTTATATGGATTCATCTATGGCCCAATGCTTATAAAAACTGTAAAACTGCCTTCGCAAAGCAGCAGATAGCAAACGGCTCCTCCCGATTTCATTTTTCCGAGGATGCTAAAAAAGGCTATATTGACAGTCTGAATTTTAAAACAAATGGTCAGATTTTGAAATGGGAATACCATCCAAAGCATGAGGATATTGCAAAAGTATACCTGAAAAATTCATTAGCTCCAGGTGAAAAAATAATGATTAGCACACCATTCAAAGTAAAACTTCCTGATTCTTTCTCAAGGCTTGGCCACGTAGGAAAGCAATATCAAATTACACAATGGTATCCAAAGCCAGCCGTATATGATGAAGATGGTTGGCATCCTATGCCCTATCTTGATCAAGGAGAATTTTACTCGGAATTCGGAAGCTTTGAAGTATCCATAACGATTCCTGAAACCTATGTAGTAGGCGCAACAGGTAACTTAAACACTGAAAAGGAAATTAGTTTTCTTGACTCTCTGGCCAAAACCGATAAGCAGCATTTACTGTCAGAACAATCTTCAGATGCTACTGATTCGGAAAGTGCTAATGAGGCACCAACAAATCGAATATACAAAACCATTAGCTATACCCAGGATAATGTCCATGATTTTGCATGGTTTGCCGATCAAACTTATGAAGTGCTTAAAGGTGAAATAGAATTACCTAATTCAGGGCGTACAGTAAAACTATATGCACTTTTCAATAAAAAAAACTATGAAGTATGGCAGGATATCATACAATATATGCAAGACGCCACTTTTTATTATTCCAAGTGGATAGGTGATTATCCATACGATGTGGTGACTGTGGTTGACGGTGCACTTAGTGCAGGTGCAGGCATGGAATACCCAACCATTACTGTATTGGGTGGAAACAGTCCTTTTGCGCTAGATCAAGTTACTACACATGAAATAGGCCATAATTGGTTTTACGGAATTTTAGCTAGTAATGAAAGAAAACATCCCTGGATGGATGAAGGTATTAATTCCCTTTATGAAAACCGTTATATTGAAACTAAATACCCAGCGCTGAAACTAATCACTTTGACGGGGCTGGAGGAAGACAATGAGTTTGGAAAATGGGTCGCAAAAACTACTCAGTTTGACAAATTGGAATATAGTAAAATAACTGAATTATCTTATTTACTTAATGCACGCAGAAACCTTGATCAGCCACTTGACCTAGAAGCAGGTGAATATACTTCAATGAATTATGGCACTATGGTTTATATGAAATCGGCCATGGCTTTTTCTCATTTATCGCAATACTTAGGACAGGAAGAATTTGACCGCATCATGAAGTTATATTATGATCAATGGAAATTTAAACATCCAAAACCTGAAGATTTTAGAGCCATTTTTGAAAAAGAATGTGATAAAAATCTTGAATGGTTTTTTGATGATCTTTTAAAAAGCACAAAAAAAGTTGATTATAAGATTAGTAAAATTGACAATTCAGGAAAGGGCTATAATATTACTTTAAAAAACAAGGGTAGAATAGCTTCACCTGTCCCAATTGTTGCACTTTCAGGCCAGGATACTATCATGAATCGTTATCTTGAAGGTTTTGTAGGAAAAAAAGAAATTGAATTACCAGATAATAAGATCGACAAAGTCATTATTGACCCCGAACATCATACTCTAGAACTATATTGGCAAGACAATCAAGCTTATTTAAATAAGGCATTTAAGAAAAATGATGGGTTGGATATTGGACTTATAGGAGGTATAGAAACAGGGCCTGAAAAGCGCATAAATTTTATCCCCACTATGGGTGCTAATACTCGAGATAAATATATGCTTGGTGCAGTTTTTTATAATAATGTGGTTCCTCAGAAAAAATTTAATTATGTTATCATGCCTATGTATAGTTTTGGGCTAAATCAAATGGCAGGTTCTGCTGAAGTAAATTATTCTGTATATCCATCCGAAGTTTTTCAGAAAATTACTTTTGGAGGTGAAGCCAAACAATATGCTGGCTATCAAAAAGCCGAACCTACTATCACGTTTACGTTCAAGCCGAAAAAACTAAGGACAAGTCCTAAACAGTGGTTAAAATTTAGATATACAGCAATTGGGGTGGATACGGAATTACAACCCACTTATGAATCAGATTATCAAATTGTATCTGCTATCTATAATATTGAAAATGGAAATGCTCTCACAGAATATAGCTTCAATAGTGAACTTCAATATAAACTTCAGGATTTTACACTTTGGAAAAATAAGGCTAAAGTTAAACATCAATATAAGAAAGGAAGATTTGCTTCACTAAATTTATTCTTTGGCTCATTTTTAAATAATGATAATGTACATCCTTCATTTCTATTAAGAATGAATGGTAGCACAGATTACCTAATGGAAACCACTTTTTTAGATAGAGCACAGATCTCGAATACTTTTACAGCATTTGAGCATCAAACAAATTTGGAAGATGGAGGCTTTCGAGCATTCTTACCAATTGCTATTAGCAATAATTGGCTCGCTGCAGCCAATGTAGATATTGACATGCCATTTACCAATCTAGTTTCTCTCTACGGTGATCTAGGTCTGATTTCAAATGATGTTTACTACGGTTCTGGTTTAAAAATAGACCTATTTAATAATGCGCTAGGTTTTTATTTCCCTCTAGTAGGAACTAACTATAATGGTGTAGTGGAAAGCTTTGTTAGTTTCAGGGATCATATCCGTTTTTCATTAAACCTCCGGCAGGTTAATCCATTTAAATTGATCGATAAGGTTGGTAAATAA
- a CDS encoding PadR family transcriptional regulator: MYFCAMYSKELLKGTLGVIILKLLEENGKMYGYEICQKVKDISDGKILIKDGSLYPTLHKLLKDGILTTEEVKIGKRVRKYYTLTPKGQGEKKIVVKELEDFMETLNKIIFTDNKTSPAL; encoded by the coding sequence ATGTATTTTTGTGCTATGTATTCAAAAGAATTATTAAAAGGCACGCTAGGAGTTATCATTTTAAAACTTCTCGAAGAAAACGGAAAAATGTACGGCTATGAAATTTGCCAAAAGGTAAAGGATATTTCAGATGGTAAAATCTTGATTAAAGATGGAAGCCTATATCCCACCCTTCATAAGCTTTTAAAAGATGGGATTTTAACCACTGAAGAAGTGAAAATTGGCAAAAGGGTACGGAAATATTATACATTAACTCCTAAAGGACAGGGTGAGAAAAAGATTGTGGTGAAAGAGTTAGAAGATTTTATGGAGACCTTGAACAAAATAATTTTTACGGACAACAAAACATCGCCTGCACTATGA
- a CDS encoding TlpA family protein disulfide reductase has protein sequence MRLIVSLFCINLLLICQTQAQKKTKIKFSANEWQDETLILEKTDQHFIPEYYAFKEIQPTNEVYIFELEKADFYNLKIADNSYGIYLQPGFTYNLESKNGKLNVDSEDPLNYLLAENQKQFEEFQKKNTNLIGKEKKNYDSNYEKYIEEIKQLIDSKALTEYAEDIIFYELKHKEFNTLKNTKQFKELENDIINNGVLLDNKAFIMLINNVYPIKANSFDLIESDVPPSKPTLYLLDEAKYVPNDTLEQFVELIMLNNILYGSFNFEPNDSLINSTLEKILNNPINPTILKFAQVLKAKMNQLKEGKKVPDFQFELLDQSTKKLSDYKDQYVLLDFWYSGCQPCLKAVPKLNALEKENENLSIIGIDPVDTEERFLKAIDKFNIKYAQTLVDGNSEMRSYFNVGGYPTYVLIDPDGKYIKEFNSTNLNEIKSYLK, from the coding sequence ATGCGTCTAATTGTAAGCTTGTTTTGCATTAATCTATTGTTAATCTGCCAAACTCAGGCACAAAAGAAAACGAAAATTAAGTTTTCAGCAAATGAATGGCAAGACGAAACGCTGATTTTGGAAAAAACTGATCAACATTTCATTCCTGAATATTATGCTTTTAAAGAAATTCAACCTACAAATGAAGTTTATATTTTTGAATTAGAAAAGGCTGATTTCTACAATTTGAAAATTGCCGACAATAGCTATGGGATTTATTTACAACCAGGATTTACCTATAACTTAGAGTCAAAAAATGGTAAGCTAAATGTAGATTCTGAAGACCCTCTGAACTATTTACTGGCAGAAAATCAAAAACAGTTTGAAGAATTTCAAAAAAAGAACACTAATCTAATAGGTAAGGAAAAGAAAAATTATGATTCGAATTATGAAAAATATATTGAAGAAATAAAGCAATTAATTGACTCGAAAGCACTTACAGAATATGCAGAAGACATTATATTTTATGAATTGAAGCACAAGGAATTTAATACATTAAAAAATACTAAACAGTTTAAGGAATTAGAAAATGACATTATAAACAATGGGGTTTTATTGGATAACAAAGCATTCATCATGCTTATAAATAATGTATATCCAATTAAAGCTAATTCTTTTGATTTAATTGAAAGCGATGTACCTCCATCAAAGCCAACTCTTTATTTGTTAGATGAAGCGAAATACGTTCCAAATGATACGCTGGAACAGTTTGTTGAATTAATCATGCTTAACAATATACTGTATGGATCATTCAATTTTGAACCGAACGACAGTTTGATCAATAGCACTTTAGAAAAAATACTAAACAACCCAATAAATCCAACAATTCTAAAATTTGCTCAAGTTCTGAAAGCTAAAATGAATCAGTTAAAAGAAGGTAAAAAAGTACCAGACTTTCAATTTGAATTATTAGATCAATCTACTAAGAAATTATCCGATTATAAAGACCAATATGTATTACTGGATTTTTGGTACTCTGGCTGCCAACCATGTCTCAAAGCTGTACCGAAACTTAATGCTTTAGAAAAAGAGAATGAAAATCTCAGTATAATCGGAATTGACCCAGTAGATACTGAAGAAAGATTTTTAAAAGCAATTGATAAATTCAATATAAAATACGCTCAAACCCTAGTGGATGGGAATTCGGAAATGCGCTCCTATTTCAATGTTGGAGGTTATCCAACTTATGTTTTGATTGATCCTGATGGAAAATATATTAAAGAATTTAATAGCACGAATCTAAATGAAATTAAAAGCTATCTTAAATAA